One genomic window of Solea solea chromosome 12, fSolSol10.1, whole genome shotgun sequence includes the following:
- the znf319b gene encoding zinc finger protein 319: protein MDWATPAAKLNPYTRARMSEAWPQHAVAPPPVVHSLPTGSENALGCAVYGIVLQPDALQQQSQHGQHSQQHGSQPHGGGQHSQQQHVAQVQQTSLQVGAEGGHKCGVCGHDISHLANPHEHQCMVSQDRSFQCTQCLKIFHQATDLLEHQCVQVEQKPFVCGVCKMGFSLLTSLAQHHSSHNSSNPMKCSICEKTYRPGSSGIASSNSNNPLHASSERASSSSSSSILPFPSARDRPYKCPICQKGFKHLSELTRHERVHTGEKPFKCDTCDKAFSQSSHLQHHQKTHSNERPFKCAVCEKSFKHRSHLVRHMLVHSGEHLFKCNLCELHFKESSELLHHPCHPQGSRPFRCAACGKGFKRPSDLRQHERTHSEERPFHCDECQMSFRQQYALVRHRRTHKDPTDRPFKCNLCDKCFIQPSHLLYHQHVHGMDNLFKCASCQKEFSQSGELLRHKCGESPVSSPDKPYKCDICGRGYKKSSTLQRHQNSHCQEKPLKCSLCDRRFLSSSEFVQHRCDPSREKPLKCPDCERRFKYISDMNRHVRTHTGEKPYKCDHCNKGFKQREHLTKHSSTHSREGQFKCVWCGERFSDLGSLQDHTVQHTADGGYSVSQCL from the exons ATGGA ctggGCTACACCAGCCGCCAAGCTGAACCCCTACACCCGAGCCCGCATGTCGGAGGCGTGGCCGCAGCACGCAGTTGCTCCACCTCCAGTCGTCCACAGCCTCCCGACAGGATCTGAGAATGCATTAGGCTGTGCTGTGTATGGTATTGTACTGCAGCCAGATGCACTGCAGCAACAGAGCCAGCACGGCCAGCATAGCCAGCAGCACGGCAGTCAGCCGCATGGAGGCGGGCAgcacagtcagcagcagcacgtCGCCCAGGTCCAGCAGACCTCACTACAAGTTGGGGCAGAGGGCGGACACAAGTGTGGAGTCTGTGGACACGATATCTCCCACCTGGCAAACCCGCATGAGCACCAGTGCATGGTGAGTCAGGATAGGTCATTTCAGTGCACGCAGTGCCTGAAGATTTTCCACCAGGCGACAGACTTGCTCGAACATCAGTGTGTTCAGGTGGAACAAAAGCCATTTGTCTGTGGCGTGTGTAAGATGGGGTTCTCGCTACTCACTTCTCTAGCCCAGCaccactcatcacataacagcTCCAACCCAATGAAATGTTCAATATGTGAGAAGACCTACCGACCTGGCTCCTCTGGTATTGCTTCATCAAACTCAAACAACCCTCTGCATGCCAGCAGTGAGAGGGCATcgtccagcagcagctcttcCATTCTTCCATTTCCATCTGCAAGAGACCGACCGTACAAATGCCCCATTTGCCAGAAGGGCTTCAAACACCTGTCGGAGCTGACGCGGCACGAGAGGGTGCACACAGGAGAGAAGCCCTTCAAATGTGACACGTGTGACAAGGCTTTCAGCCAGTCATCACACCTCCAGCACCATCAGAAAACTCACAGCAACGAGCGGCCGTTCAAGTGTGCCGTTTGTGAAAAGAGTTTTAAGCACCGCTCTCACCTGGTGCGCCACATGTTGGTGCACTCTGGTGAGCACTTGTTCAAATGTAACTTGTGTGAGCTACATTTCAAAGAGTCGTCAGAGCTTCTTCACCACCCCTGCCACCCGCAGGGATCCCGTCCGTTTCGCTGTGCCGCGTGTGGCAAGGGGTTCAAGAGGCCGTCTGACCTTCGCCAACATGAGCGCACGCACTCTGAGGAGCGTCCTTTCCACTGTGATGAGTGTCAGATGAGCTTCAGGCAGCAGTATGCACTTGTGCgccacagacgcacacacaaagaCCCCACTGACCGGCCGTTCAAATGCAATCTGTGTGACAAGTGTTTCATACAGCCGTCTCACCTCCTCTACCACCAGCACGTCCATGGTATGGACAACCTGTTCAAATGCGCCTCGTGCCAGAAGGAGTTCAGTCAGTCAGGGGAGCTGCTCAGACACAAATGTGGAGAGTCGCCCGTCAGCTCGCCAGACAAGCCATACAAGTGTGACATTTGTGGTAGAGGCTATAAGAAGAGTTCCACGTTACAGCGCCATCAAAACTCTCACTGCCAAGAGAAGCCCCTCAAGTGTTCGCTCTGCGACCGGCGCTTCCTCTCCTCATCGGAATTTGTTCAGCACCGTTGCGACCCTTCGCGGGAAAAGCCGCTCAAGTGCCCGGATTGTGAAAGACGGTTCAAATACATTTCAGACATGAACCGCCACGTGCGCACGCATACGGGGGAGAAACCTTACAAGTGCGACCACTGCAACAAGGGCTTCAAACAGCGAGAGCACCTGACCAAACACTCCAGCACACACTCCAGAGAGGGCCAGTTTAAATGTGTCTGGTGTGGAGAGAGATTCAGTGACTTGGGTTCTTTGCAGGATCACACGGTGCAGCACACAGCTGACGGAGGTTACTCTGTGTCCCAGTGCTTATAA
- the csnk2a2b gene encoding casein kinase II subunit alpha' isoform X3: MPGPVAGSKSRVYADVNTLKSREYWDYEAHVPNWNNQEDYQLVRKLGRGKYSEVFEAINITNNEKVVVKILKPVKKKKIKREIKILENLRGGTNIIRLVDTVKDPVELYQKLTDYDIRFYMYELLKALDYCHSMGIMHRDVKPHNVMIDHQLRKLRLIDWGLAEFYHPSQEYNVRVASRYFKGPELLVDYQMYDYSLDMWSLGCMLASMIFQKEPFFHGQDNYDQLVRIAKVLGTDELFGYLRKYHIELDPRFKDLLGQQSRKRWEQFVQTENQHLVSPEALDLLDKLLRYDHQQRLTATEAMEHPYFYPVVKEQSLSNSDNNMVSSGNTTTR; this comes from the exons ATGCCGGGTCCGGTGGCCGGTAGCAAGTCCCGTGTGTACGCAGATGTCAACACGCTGAAGAGCCGGGAGTACTGGGACTACGAGGCCCACGTACCGAACTGGAA CAACCAGGAGGACTACCAGCTGGTTCGTAAGCTGGGCAGGGGGAAGTACAGCGAAGTGTTCGAGGCGATCAACATCACCAACAACGAGAAGGTGGTTGTTAAGATCCTGAAG CcagtcaagaagaagaagatcaagcGAGAGATCAAGATCCTGGAGAACCTGCGAGGAGGAACCAACATCATTCGACTTGTGGACACAGTTAAAGACCCAGTG gAGCTGTACCAGAAGTTGACAGATTATGATATCCGTTTCTATATGTATGAACTACTGAAG GCTCTGGACTACTGTCACAGTATGGGAATCATGCACCGTGACGTCAAACCACACAATGTGATGATCGATCACCAGTTGAGAAAG CTACGTCTTATAGACTGGGGTCTGGCAGAGTTCTACCACCCGTCCCAGGAGTACAACGTCAGAGTGGCCTCGCGATACTTCAAGGGCCCCGAACTCCTGGTGGACtaccag ATGTACGATTACAGTCTAGACATGTGGAGCCTGGGCTGTATGCTGGCCAGTATGATCTTTCAGAAAGAGCCCTTCTTCCACGGACAGGATAACTACGATCAG TTGGTGCGAATCGCCAAGGTCCTGGGGACAGACGAGCTGTTCGGCTACCTGCGTAAATACCACATCGAACTGGACCCGCGATTCAAAGACCTGCTGGGACA GCAGAGCAGGAAGCGGTGGGAACAGTTTGTGCAGACAGAGAACCAGCACCTGGTCAGTCCTGAAGCTCTGGACCTGCTGGACAAGCTGCTACGCTACGACCACCAACAGAGGCTGACCGCGACGGAGGCCATGGAGCATCCCTACTTCT ATCCAGTAGTAAAGGAGCAGTCGCTGTCAAACTCTGACAACAACATGGTTTCCAGTGGCAACACTACAACGCGGTGA
- the csnk2a2b gene encoding casein kinase II subunit alpha' isoform X2 has product MPGPVAGSKSRVYADVNTLKSREYWDYEAHVPNWNNQEDYQLVRKLGRGKYSEVFEAINITNNEKVVVKILKPVKKKKIKREIKILENLRGGTNIIRLVDTVKDPVSRTPALVFECINNTDFKELYQKLTDYDIRFYMYELLKALDYCHSMGIMHRDVKPHNVMIDHQLRKLRLIDWGLAEFYHPSQEYNVRVASRYFKGPELLVDYQMYDYSLDMWSLGCMLASMIFQKEPFFHGQDNYDQLVRIAKVLGTDELFGYLRKYHIELDPRFKDLLGQQSRKRWEQFVQTENQHLVSPEALDLLDKLLRYDHQQRLTATEAMEHPYFYPVVKEQSLSNSDNNMVSSGNTTTR; this is encoded by the exons ATGCCGGGTCCGGTGGCCGGTAGCAAGTCCCGTGTGTACGCAGATGTCAACACGCTGAAGAGCCGGGAGTACTGGGACTACGAGGCCCACGTACCGAACTGGAA CAACCAGGAGGACTACCAGCTGGTTCGTAAGCTGGGCAGGGGGAAGTACAGCGAAGTGTTCGAGGCGATCAACATCACCAACAACGAGAAGGTGGTTGTTAAGATCCTGAAG CcagtcaagaagaagaagatcaagcGAGAGATCAAGATCCTGGAGAACCTGCGAGGAGGAACCAACATCATTCGACTTGTGGACACAGTTAAAGACCCAGTG TCCAGAACTCCGGCGCTCgtctttgaatgcatcaatAACACAGACTTCAAG gAGCTGTACCAGAAGTTGACAGATTATGATATCCGTTTCTATATGTATGAACTACTGAAG GCTCTGGACTACTGTCACAGTATGGGAATCATGCACCGTGACGTCAAACCACACAATGTGATGATCGATCACCAGTTGAGAAAG CTACGTCTTATAGACTGGGGTCTGGCAGAGTTCTACCACCCGTCCCAGGAGTACAACGTCAGAGTGGCCTCGCGATACTTCAAGGGCCCCGAACTCCTGGTGGACtaccag ATGTACGATTACAGTCTAGACATGTGGAGCCTGGGCTGTATGCTGGCCAGTATGATCTTTCAGAAAGAGCCCTTCTTCCACGGACAGGATAACTACGATCAG TTGGTGCGAATCGCCAAGGTCCTGGGGACAGACGAGCTGTTCGGCTACCTGCGTAAATACCACATCGAACTGGACCCGCGATTCAAAGACCTGCTGGGACA GCAGAGCAGGAAGCGGTGGGAACAGTTTGTGCAGACAGAGAACCAGCACCTGGTCAGTCCTGAAGCTCTGGACCTGCTGGACAAGCTGCTACGCTACGACCACCAACAGAGGCTGACCGCGACGGAGGCCATGGAGCATCCCTACTTCT ATCCAGTAGTAAAGGAGCAGTCGCTGTCAAACTCTGACAACAACATGGTTTCCAGTGGCAACACTACAACGCGGTGA
- the csnk2a2b gene encoding casein kinase II subunit alpha' isoform X1, which yields MPGPVAGSKSRVYADVNTLKSREYWDYEAHVPNWNNQEDYQLVRKLGRGKYSEVFEAINITNNEKVVVKILKPVKKKKIKREIKILENLRGGTNIIRLVDTVKDPVPCKSATPAHVLQMIIKSVINQELYQKLTDYDIRFYMYELLKALDYCHSMGIMHRDVKPHNVMIDHQLRKLRLIDWGLAEFYHPSQEYNVRVASRYFKGPELLVDYQMYDYSLDMWSLGCMLASMIFQKEPFFHGQDNYDQLVRIAKVLGTDELFGYLRKYHIELDPRFKDLLGQQSRKRWEQFVQTENQHLVSPEALDLLDKLLRYDHQQRLTATEAMEHPYFYPVVKEQSLSNSDNNMVSSGNTTTR from the exons ATGCCGGGTCCGGTGGCCGGTAGCAAGTCCCGTGTGTACGCAGATGTCAACACGCTGAAGAGCCGGGAGTACTGGGACTACGAGGCCCACGTACCGAACTGGAA CAACCAGGAGGACTACCAGCTGGTTCGTAAGCTGGGCAGGGGGAAGTACAGCGAAGTGTTCGAGGCGATCAACATCACCAACAACGAGAAGGTGGTTGTTAAGATCCTGAAG CcagtcaagaagaagaagatcaagcGAGAGATCAAGATCCTGGAGAACCTGCGAGGAGGAACCAACATCATTCGACTTGTGGACACAGTTAAAGACCCAGTG ccctgtaAATCAGCAACGCCTGCTCATGTGCTGCAGATGATCATCAAATCTGTGATTAATCAG gAGCTGTACCAGAAGTTGACAGATTATGATATCCGTTTCTATATGTATGAACTACTGAAG GCTCTGGACTACTGTCACAGTATGGGAATCATGCACCGTGACGTCAAACCACACAATGTGATGATCGATCACCAGTTGAGAAAG CTACGTCTTATAGACTGGGGTCTGGCAGAGTTCTACCACCCGTCCCAGGAGTACAACGTCAGAGTGGCCTCGCGATACTTCAAGGGCCCCGAACTCCTGGTGGACtaccag ATGTACGATTACAGTCTAGACATGTGGAGCCTGGGCTGTATGCTGGCCAGTATGATCTTTCAGAAAGAGCCCTTCTTCCACGGACAGGATAACTACGATCAG TTGGTGCGAATCGCCAAGGTCCTGGGGACAGACGAGCTGTTCGGCTACCTGCGTAAATACCACATCGAACTGGACCCGCGATTCAAAGACCTGCTGGGACA GCAGAGCAGGAAGCGGTGGGAACAGTTTGTGCAGACAGAGAACCAGCACCTGGTCAGTCCTGAAGCTCTGGACCTGCTGGACAAGCTGCTACGCTACGACCACCAACAGAGGCTGACCGCGACGGAGGCCATGGAGCATCCCTACTTCT ATCCAGTAGTAAAGGAGCAGTCGCTGTCAAACTCTGACAACAACATGGTTTCCAGTGGCAACACTACAACGCGGTGA